A window of Thermoanaerobacterium sp. PSU-2 genomic DNA:
ATACTCCTCTAACTCGTATATCTCATGAGAAGAAAGCAATACAGTTCCTTTTTTGTCATTGACATATTCTTTTATCATTTCTATAAGCTCAAATCTTACTGCTGGATCAAGATGCTGAGTCGGCTCATCGAGAATAATGAGTTTTGCATTTGTAGAAAAAGCTAAAATCGACAATAGAAGCGTCCTTTGTCCTTCTGAAAATTTTTGCATCTCTTGTTTTAGATTAAATCCATATCGAGATATGAGACTTTTAAAAAAGTTGTCATCCCAATTTGGATAAAGTGTCTCATATAACTTTCGATAATCTCCTAAACTTAAATTAGCAAAAACTTTTCTGTTTTCTGAAACAAACGCCATATCCGTCTTAAGTTTTGTACTAAAAGGCTGCCCAAAAATGAATATTTCACCCGCATCTTTTCCTATAATACCCATTATACATTTTAATGTGGTGGTTTTCCCTGCACCATTAGGCCCAACAAGTGCAATTATTTCTCCCTCTGGCACAGAAAAGCTTACGTCTGATATAATTTGTTTGCCATCAATCTGTTTGCTTAAGTTTATTACTTCCAAAGCCTTCATGAGGATTTTCACCGTCCTTTCGTGTGTATACTAAATAGCTAATAAAACAAATCAATATTGAAAACACAAGTGACATGACCAAATTCCCCTGCTTTGTAAAACTTATCAAACTGTAAGGGTTAAAATTAGAACTATTTATGTCGGGTGTCCCAAAATTGCCTAAAATTGCATCAAAAATCTCTGCAATAAAGCTAAAGACTACTGCATCAATATTGAATTCAGAGAGTATCACCTGAATGCCAAATATTGAAAATATTAAAATCAAACTTCTTAAAATAAATTCTAATTTTTCAACAATCGTATTGTCTATAAAAATTTCTCCAAAAGCGGAAGTAATAAAAACGGCAAGGCATAAAAAAATCAAGTTGAAACTAAACATTTCTTTTTTGGAAAAAGGCAGAGAATATAGAATTTCAACATTTTGATGCCGTATATCATGTATCAGCAGCGATGATGATAAAAACAGTATTGCAAATTCCTTAACAAAAAAATTTGGCAATAAAAGAATCAACATCAAAATCGCAATTCTACCTGTCTTTTCCGTTAATTCTTTTTCAAGATACACGTCCATCTTTTTAAGCTCTAATGAAAAACCAGTCTTATAATCGCTCATTTTTCCAGACCTCCTCAAATATCAATATAGCTGTATAATAATCTATACTATTGTCTTTTAACTTAGTTACACATGTTTTTATTATTTCTATAATCTTTTTATCCACATCAAAATCCTTTTTAACAAAGTATCCTACACCCTGTTCCGCTTCAATATACCCTTCTGATTTTAACTTTTCCAATGCTTTTAATACAGTATTTATATTCACATCAAAAATTTGTTGCAATTCACGTATTGAAGATAGCTGCGATCCTTTTTGAAGGTTCCCAAGCAAAATTTCTGATTTTATCATATTTACTATTTGCAGATAGGCAGGAACTCCACTGTGTTTATCTACTTTTCTCAACATTTTGCAATCACTCTTTAGTTATTTTTATAAAACCAGAAGTATTGATGTCTACGGGTGCTTTGTTCTTATTTACTACAGTTAATGTCCCGCCTGTTGAACTCACACTAAGATCTCCTCTTTCACTGCTGCTGTTTAAAATATCGATTCTGCCGTAAAGTCCAGTAGCATTAATATTTAGCTCGCTAAATTTTGACATCTCATTTATAGCTAAACCTGTTGAATTGACAATTATTTTGTTAAAATCTAATTCCCCATTCAAAGTTGTGCCAGAACTATTAATGTTCAAAACTTTTCCCTTTAAATTTCCACTCACTTTAAGTCCAGCACAACTCAAATACACATCATTATTAGAAGATATATTACCATTTATTGAAGAACCTGCAGAATTTAAACTGAAATTATTGAAATTACCGCTTCCAGTGATCTCAATGCCTGCGGATCTTATATCTACAGCCTCATTTGGATTAGTTCCCAATTCGATCACATAAGTAACATTTTGTTTTGGACTTTTTTCAAAAACTGTCAAATTTCCATTATCGCTTTCCACGTTCAATTCAGATGGAATGTAAATAGTGTCACTGTTTGTAAACTCTATTTCTATTCCACCTTTTACTGCTATATTGACATTCTTTGCATCCTTTAATGATATTTTCTTATCAGGCATTATTCTTTCGCTTCCATCAATGCGAAGACTATTGTCCGCTGTGCTCTTAACGTCTATTGGAAAACTGTTTGTTATCCGCAATACGCTATTTGAAACGCTTCCAACACCTTGATAAGAGTATAGTCCTACAAGCCATAATGCAACAAGTACAAAAAGTGTAACCGCAATCCCTATTGATATACTTGAAGCATTCCTTTTAATCGGAAAGATGCTTATTAAAAATCCAAAAGCCCCGATAGCCATCAACATCTTAACAGAAAACCATGGCATAATCCAAGCTAAAAATATACATACCAATGAAAAGATCAGCCTCACCATTCTGCTTTCATTAAATCTCTTAAGCAATTGCGTATTAAACGTCTTTTTAGAAATGACAACTGCAAATCCAACAAGAATCACGATAATCGATAGAAGGAAGACAATCGATTCAATCAAATTATTTCTCATAAAACAACCTCCTTAAGTTTTATACTGTTATATAATTATATAACACTATAATACATAAATGTCAATAGTCTTTGCAATGTTTTGTAAAAATAAAATAGGCGGAAACACCCGCCGTTTAGTCATTTAATCCCTTCCCGCTTAAAATTTTTCCTATATATTTTTCGACTCTTGCCTGTCTCGTCTTAGATTGTTTT
This region includes:
- a CDS encoding ABC transporter ATP-binding protein; this encodes MKALEVINLSKQIDGKQIISDVSFSVPEGEIIALVGPNGAGKTTTLKCIMGIIGKDAGEIFIFGQPFSTKLKTDMAFVSENRKVFANLSLGDYRKLYETLYPNWDDNFFKSLISRYGFNLKQEMQKFSEGQRTLLLSILAFSTNAKLIILDEPTQHLDPAVRFELIEMIKEYVNDKKGTVLLSSHEIYELEEYATSFAIIKNGRIIYTDSIDEAKQKHRILSANKIAKDMKVIAVINDEVLVKTDEDVGDYPRLNQIIVGYLKSTDEIFQTSYSL
- a CDS encoding winged helix-turn-helix domain-containing protein; the protein is MLRKVDKHSGVPAYLQIVNMIKSEILLGNLQKGSQLSSIRELQQIFDVNINTVLKALEKLKSEGYIEAEQGVGYFVKKDFDVDKKIIEIIKTCVTKLKDNSIDYYTAILIFEEVWKNERL